A single Leptolyngbya sp. FACHB-261 DNA region contains:
- the clpP gene encoding ATP-dependent Clp endopeptidase proteolytic subunit ClpP gives MRSSMWTSWQLASEYGATGAVTAETAQPSPQSAIPLVVEPSSGGDRAFDIFSRLLRERIILLGTPVDDAVANVIVAQMLYLEAEDPDADIYLYINSPGGSVTAGMGIYDTMQHVRPDVVTVCMGLAASMGAFLLTGGAPGKRRSLPNARIMIHQPLGGAQGQAVDIEIQAKEILYHKQKLNELLARHTKQPLERIERDTERDFFMSPAEAKDYGLIDEVISRQPLSGPGGATPSALK, from the coding sequence ATGCGATCTTCGATGTGGACATCCTGGCAACTGGCTTCTGAGTACGGTGCTACCGGAGCGGTGACTGCTGAGACCGCTCAGCCTTCTCCCCAAAGTGCCATTCCCCTGGTTGTTGAGCCTTCCAGTGGCGGCGACCGAGCCTTTGATATTTTCTCGCGCTTGTTGCGAGAGCGCATCATTCTATTGGGAACGCCCGTGGATGATGCAGTTGCTAATGTCATCGTGGCTCAGATGCTTTACCTGGAAGCAGAGGATCCGGATGCTGACATCTACCTCTACATCAACTCGCCTGGTGGTTCGGTCACCGCAGGCATGGGGATTTATGACACGATGCAACACGTTCGACCCGATGTGGTCACCGTTTGCATGGGATTAGCTGCCAGCATGGGAGCTTTTCTACTGACTGGTGGGGCGCCAGGCAAACGTCGCTCGCTGCCCAATGCTCGGATCATGATTCACCAGCCTCTAGGCGGTGCGCAAGGTCAAGCAGTGGACATTGAAATCCAGGCGAAAGAAATTCTTTACCACAAGCAAAAGCTGAATGAGCTTCTAGCTCGCCATACGAAGCAGCCCCTAGAGCGCATTGAGCGAGATACTGAGCGAGACTTTTTCATGTCTCCAGCGGAGGCGAAGGACTATGGTCTCATTGATGAGGTCATCTCCCGACAGCCGCTTTCGGGTCCGGGTGGTGCAACGCCGAGCGCACTGAAGTGA
- the tig gene encoding trigger factor, with translation MKVTQEKLPASQVALEIEVEGERSQKVYERVVQEFMRSMNIPGFRKGKAPRHVIIQRVGSGRISAAVLEELIQDSLSQAIEEQEIQAIGNFQLKSEMEDLLQNFKPGAPLTFTAAVDVRPEVKLGTYKNLSVTAERVDYDPSRVDKTLDEYRTQRSTLVPVEDRPAAMGDVALVDFEGRTEDGEPIEGGKAEDFQIELSEGRFVEGFIEGVVGMAINETREVPVKFPEGYPEAKLAGKPAVFTITLKDIKTRELPELNDEFAQDASEHETLAELRASLEQEYRDEAEQQTEANKERAILEALLKEVEVELPETLVRREIDYLLNQSAMNLQQRGVDINQLFTQQNLPMLRERSRPEAIERLQRTLVLAEISKREGLKVEPAALEERLGTLIEQYGDRDIDRNKLKELVEDELLTEQILDWLKSNSTVELVEPKPPEEASDAVVDAAAEIGDTAEEAEGSEPIETSAEEVAEEAAEA, from the coding sequence ATGAAAGTTACCCAGGAAAAGCTGCCAGCCAGCCAGGTCGCACTGGAAATTGAGGTCGAAGGCGAGCGGTCACAGAAGGTCTATGAACGGGTTGTTCAGGAGTTTATGCGCTCCATGAATATCCCTGGCTTTCGCAAAGGGAAGGCTCCCCGCCATGTAATCATTCAGCGAGTTGGCAGTGGTCGCATTAGCGCTGCTGTCCTGGAGGAACTGATTCAAGACAGCCTTAGTCAGGCTATCGAAGAGCAGGAGATCCAAGCGATCGGCAACTTCCAGCTCAAGTCCGAGATGGAGGATTTGCTCCAGAACTTTAAACCTGGTGCCCCTCTGACCTTCACGGCAGCAGTCGATGTCCGTCCTGAGGTCAAGCTAGGCACCTACAAGAATTTGTCTGTCACTGCTGAGCGCGTCGATTACGACCCAAGCCGAGTTGACAAGACGCTTGATGAATACCGCACGCAACGCTCTACACTGGTACCTGTCGAAGACCGCCCAGCTGCTATGGGCGATGTAGCCTTAGTGGACTTCGAGGGGCGAACCGAAGACGGTGAACCTATTGAAGGGGGCAAAGCTGAGGATTTCCAGATTGAACTCAGTGAAGGCCGCTTTGTAGAGGGCTTCATTGAGGGGGTGGTCGGTATGGCCATCAATGAGACGCGCGAAGTTCCCGTGAAATTTCCGGAGGGTTATCCAGAGGCAAAGCTTGCCGGTAAACCGGCAGTTTTTACAATTACCCTTAAGGACATCAAAACGCGTGAATTACCGGAACTCAATGATGAGTTCGCCCAGGATGCCAGTGAGCACGAGACTCTTGCGGAACTACGCGCTTCTTTAGAACAGGAATATCGCGACGAAGCTGAGCAGCAGACCGAAGCCAATAAAGAACGAGCGATCCTTGAGGCTCTACTGAAGGAAGTCGAGGTTGAGCTACCGGAAACCTTGGTACGTCGCGAGATTGACTACTTGCTCAACCAGAGCGCGATGAATTTGCAGCAACGGGGGGTTGATATCAATCAACTCTTCACCCAGCAGAACTTGCCCATGCTGCGGGAGCGCTCTCGGCCTGAAGCAATTGAGCGGCTTCAGCGAACTCTGGTTCTAGCAGAAATCTCGAAGCGGGAGGGTCTGAAGGTAGAACCCGCAGCTCTTGAAGAACGGCTCGGCACGTTGATTGAACAGTACGGCGACCGTGACATCGATCGCAATAAGTTAAAAGAGCTAGTGGAAGATGAGCTTCTGACTGAGCAGATTCTTGACTGGTTAAAGTCCAACTCCACTGTGGAATTAGTTGAACCGAAGCCTCCAGAAGAAGCATCAGACGCAGTTGTTGACGCAGCTGCAGAAATTGGCGATACAGCTGAAGAAGCAGAAGGTTCCGAACCTATTGAGACTTCTGCTGAGGAAGTAGCTGAAGAGGCTGCAGAAGCATAG
- a CDS encoding aspartate-semialdehyde dehydrogenase has product MSQAYRVAILGATGAVGSELLELLAARAFPLSELRLLASARSAGKTIDFQGESLKVEAVTPEAFKGIDLVLASAGGDTSTQWAPVAMEAGAVVVDNSSAFRMDPEVPLVVPEVNPDAASQHSGIIANPNCTTILMAVAIWPLHQVRRIRRIVAATYQSASGAGAQAMEEVKRQAQAILDGTTPETKCFPYPLAFNLFPHNTPLNEQGYCTEEMKMVNETRKIFGDADLRITATCVRVPVLRAHSEAINLEFEEYFPAAQARSVLSQAPGVKLVEDWQKNHFPMPIEASGQDDVLVGRIRQDISNPLGLELWLCGDQIRKGAALNAVQIAELLATRDLLRVPLATR; this is encoded by the coding sequence TTGAGTCAGGCTTATCGGGTAGCAATTCTGGGAGCGACGGGGGCAGTAGGCTCGGAGCTGCTAGAGCTACTGGCTGCTAGAGCATTTCCGCTTTCCGAGTTACGACTGTTGGCTTCGGCTCGGTCAGCTGGCAAGACAATTGATTTTCAGGGTGAGTCGCTGAAGGTTGAGGCGGTTACACCGGAAGCATTTAAGGGAATTGACCTAGTCCTAGCCTCAGCTGGGGGAGATACCTCAACCCAGTGGGCACCCGTTGCGATGGAAGCGGGGGCTGTTGTTGTCGATAACTCCAGCGCTTTCCGCATGGATCCTGAGGTGCCGTTAGTTGTGCCAGAGGTTAATCCAGACGCGGCTAGTCAACACAGTGGTATCATCGCTAATCCAAACTGCACTACCATCTTGATGGCTGTAGCCATATGGCCTTTACATCAAGTTAGGCGAATCCGCCGCATCGTAGCTGCAACCTATCAATCTGCAAGCGGCGCTGGTGCCCAGGCAATGGAGGAAGTGAAGCGTCAGGCTCAGGCCATTCTTGACGGAACGACCCCCGAGACTAAGTGTTTTCCCTATCCTCTGGCGTTCAATTTGTTTCCTCACAATACCCCGCTCAATGAGCAAGGCTATTGCACTGAGGAAATGAAGATGGTCAATGAGACTCGCAAGATCTTTGGCGATGCTGATCTTCGGATCACCGCAACTTGTGTACGGGTACCGGTATTGCGAGCGCATTCAGAGGCAATTAATCTAGAGTTTGAAGAGTATTTTCCAGCCGCTCAGGCTCGCTCAGTGTTGAGCCAGGCTCCGGGTGTAAAGCTAGTTGAAGATTGGCAGAAGAATCACTTTCCGATGCCTATTGAGGCCAGTGGTCAGGACGATGTTTTGGTTGGCCGGATCCGGCAGGACATCTCTAATCCACTGGGGTTAGAACTATGGCTCTGTGGCGACCAGATTCGCAAGGGAGCTGCATTGAACGCGGTACAAATCGCTGAACTCTTGGCGACTCGAGACCTGCTGCGGGTTCCTCTAGCCACACGATAG
- the dapA gene encoding 4-hydroxy-tetrahydrodipicolinate synthase: protein MADFGRVLTAMVTPFTEDGEVNYTVVRELAIHLVNHGTDTLVVCGTTGESPTLTWDEEYKLFQVIREAVSGNAKVMAGTGSNSTREAIIATEKAAKLELDGTLQVVPYYNKPPQEGLYQHFKAIAQASDLPMMLYNIPGRTGCNLEPETVARLAEVPGIVAIKEASGNLDQVSQIRRLTPATFDIYSGDDSLTLPMMAVGAKGVVSVASHLVGDKIQQMVQAFNHQPKQATQLHLELLPLFKVLFITTNPIMVKAALHLQGWSVGNVRPPLSTISGQHSEILHSVLSELSLI from the coding sequence GTGGCGGACTTTGGGCGGGTTCTAACGGCAATGGTCACCCCTTTTACCGAGGATGGTGAAGTCAATTACACTGTCGTACGTGAACTAGCAATCCATCTTGTGAACCACGGCACTGACACATTGGTGGTGTGTGGTACTACTGGAGAATCGCCAACTCTAACTTGGGACGAAGAATACAAACTCTTCCAAGTCATTCGGGAGGCGGTTTCTGGGAATGCTAAGGTGATGGCTGGAACGGGCTCTAACTCTACCCGCGAAGCAATCATCGCTACTGAAAAAGCAGCTAAACTAGAGTTAGATGGAACTTTACAAGTTGTTCCCTACTACAACAAGCCGCCCCAGGAAGGTCTCTACCAGCACTTCAAAGCTATCGCCCAAGCATCTGATTTGCCGATGATGCTCTACAACATTCCAGGGCGGACTGGCTGCAATCTTGAGCCTGAGACGGTGGCCCGCTTAGCTGAAGTGCCGGGCATTGTTGCAATCAAAGAAGCAAGTGGCAATTTGGATCAGGTCAGCCAAATTCGCAGACTGACACCTGCTACTTTCGATATTTACTCTGGGGATGACTCGCTCACCTTACCGATGATGGCAGTCGGAGCGAAAGGGGTGGTCAGTGTTGCTAGTCATCTAGTAGGTGACAAAATCCAGCAAATGGTTCAGGCCTTCAATCACCAACCCAAACAAGCAACGCAGCTTCACTTAGAATTACTACCTTTGTTTAAAGTCTTATTCATCACGACTAACCCCATTATGGTTAAGGCAGCTCTACACCTGCAGGGCTGGTCAGTGGGCAATGTTCGTCCGCCACTTTCGACAATATCTGGCCAGCACTCCGAGATTCTGCACTCAGTGCTGAGCGAACTGAGCCTTATTTAA
- a CDS encoding ribonuclease J — MPLRIIPLGGLHEIGKNTCVFEMNDEIMLVDAGLAFPSTEMHGVNIVLPDVTYLRQNRHRIKGMIVTHGHEDHIGGIPFHLKQLDIPVIYGPRLAMALLQGKLDEAGVADRTELRTVGPRDIVRIGNNFFVEFIRNTHSIADSFSLAINTPAGLVIFTGDFKFDHTPVDGEAFDLHRLAEHGEKGVLCLVSDSTNSEIPGFTPSERSVFPNLDRVFSQASGRLIVTTFASSVHRVNMILQLAKKHGRVVSVLGRSMLNVIAHARNLGYIKCDDDLFVPMHMVRQMPDENILILTTGSQGEPMAALTRIANGEHRQLEIREGDTVVFSANPIPGNTIAVVQTIDKLMAMGAKVVYGRDKGIHVSGHGCQEDQKLMLALTRPKFFVPVHGEHRMLVKHSETAQSMGVPKENIVIIQNGDVIELTPDAIGVGDKVPSGIELVDASRGGVVGGEVLKERQQIAGDGVITVAVAIGLDGKFLAKPEIHLSGVVLPIERSLFQKRVRETLDKGLEARWPEYARSLEKGEVDIDWAGLKHHLERDVQRMVRGEMQGRPMLVFMLQAPETASVKRSSSPVPAASNTSSAPAAPKTVAEEASTPAKRRRSTAKVAS, encoded by the coding sequence ATGCCTCTACGTATCATCCCTCTGGGTGGCCTTCACGAGATTGGTAAGAACACTTGCGTGTTCGAGATGAACGACGAGATCATGCTGGTGGATGCTGGTTTAGCCTTTCCATCAACGGAGATGCACGGCGTTAACATCGTGCTGCCTGATGTCACTTACTTGCGCCAAAATCGCCATCGCATCAAGGGCATGATCGTTACCCACGGTCACGAAGACCATATTGGTGGCATTCCCTTTCACCTGAAGCAGCTTGATATCCCTGTGATCTATGGCCCTCGCTTGGCTATGGCACTCCTGCAGGGCAAGTTAGACGAAGCGGGTGTCGCTGATCGTACCGAGCTACGAACGGTTGGGCCTCGAGATATTGTGCGCATTGGCAACAATTTCTTTGTTGAATTTATTCGCAACACTCACTCGATTGCTGACAGCTTTAGTTTGGCGATTAATACGCCTGCTGGTCTGGTAATTTTTACAGGCGACTTCAAGTTTGACCACACACCGGTTGATGGGGAAGCCTTTGATCTACACCGCCTGGCGGAGCACGGTGAGAAAGGTGTCCTCTGCTTGGTTAGCGACTCGACCAACTCTGAAATACCAGGGTTCACCCCCTCAGAGCGCTCGGTCTTCCCTAACTTAGATCGGGTCTTCTCGCAGGCTAGTGGTCGCTTAATCGTGACTACCTTTGCATCCTCTGTGCATCGGGTCAACATGATCCTGCAACTGGCCAAAAAGCATGGCCGTGTGGTTTCAGTCTTGGGGCGCTCGATGCTTAACGTCATCGCTCATGCCCGCAATCTCGGCTACATCAAGTGTGACGACGACTTATTCGTGCCGATGCACATGGTTCGTCAGATGCCAGATGAGAACATTCTGATCCTGACTACAGGCTCTCAGGGTGAGCCGATGGCAGCCTTGACCCGAATTGCTAACGGCGAGCATAGACAATTAGAAATTCGTGAAGGTGACACGGTTGTCTTCTCTGCTAACCCAATCCCTGGCAACACCATTGCTGTAGTCCAGACTATCGACAAGTTGATGGCCATGGGTGCCAAGGTCGTCTACGGACGAGATAAGGGCATCCACGTCTCCGGTCATGGCTGCCAGGAAGACCAGAAGTTGATGCTGGCCCTCACCCGACCCAAGTTCTTTGTGCCGGTTCACGGTGAGCACCGCATGCTGGTGAAGCACTCTGAGACAGCGCAGAGCATGGGAGTCCCCAAAGAGAACATTGTCATCATTCAGAACGGCGATGTGATCGAGCTGACCCCTGATGCTATCGGGGTTGGCGATAAGGTTCCTTCAGGTATTGAGCTTGTGGATGCCTCCCGCGGTGGCGTCGTCGGTGGTGAAGTCCTCAAGGAGCGTCAGCAGATTGCTGGCGATGGGGTGATCACCGTTGCAGTAGCAATCGGCCTCGATGGCAAATTCTTGGCCAAGCCCGAAATTCATCTCAGTGGTGTGGTTCTGCCCATCGAGCGTTCGCTGTTTCAAAAGCGGGTTCGCGAAACCTTGGACAAGGGTCTAGAGGCAAGGTGGCCAGAGTACGCTCGTTCGCTTGAGAAGGGTGAGGTAGACATTGACTGGGCCGGGCTAAAGCACCATCTAGAGCGGGATGTGCAGAGAATGGTGCGCGGCGAGATGCAGGGCCGACCCATGTTGGTCTTTATGCTACAAGCGCCTGAAACCGCTTCTGTCAAACGCTCTAGCAGCCCCGTTCCAGCTGCAAGCAACACTTCCTCAGCACCAGCAGCTCCCAAAACTGTGGCCGAAGAAGCATCGACCCCAGCTAAACGGCGGCGTAGCACCGCTAAAGTTGCTTCCTAG
- a CDS encoding Crp/Fnr family transcriptional regulator has product MQTTCFSELFPLFKSASPETIDWLLSVSVERDYPAERTVLMEDAWGNAVYLIAAGWIKVRRLAGKEPLTLAILGKGDFFGEMAVLDELPRSTDVVAFSPVHLLSVPAQFFTEALHKDPNLHYRMLQLMVKRLRQANHRAQLRYESPAVKLASLLVTLAESYGTAQQKEVELFNLPLRDLADVSDISVDEAARLMEKLQSKGWIQIDPALKTLKLLQPRQLAQLASHS; this is encoded by the coding sequence ATGCAGACCACCTGTTTTAGTGAGCTGTTTCCGCTCTTTAAGTCAGCCAGTCCAGAAACGATAGATTGGCTACTGTCAGTCTCGGTAGAGCGCGACTATCCGGCAGAGCGCACAGTGCTAATGGAAGATGCTTGGGGCAATGCCGTTTACCTGATTGCTGCTGGTTGGATAAAGGTGCGTCGCCTAGCGGGCAAGGAACCTTTGACCCTAGCCATTCTGGGTAAAGGAGATTTTTTTGGTGAAATGGCGGTCCTGGACGAGCTGCCCCGTTCAACAGATGTTGTGGCTTTCTCCCCTGTTCATCTGCTCAGCGTTCCTGCTCAATTCTTCACTGAGGCGCTACACAAGGATCCCAATCTGCATTACCGCATGTTGCAGTTGATGGTAAAACGCTTACGGCAAGCTAATCACCGTGCCCAACTGCGCTATGAGTCGCCTGCTGTCAAACTGGCTAGCCTCCTAGTCACCTTGGCAGAGAGCTACGGTACAGCCCAGCAGAAAGAAGTGGAGCTGTTTAACCTTCCCCTACGAGATTTAGCAGATGTGAGTGATATCAGTGTGGACGAGGCCGCTCGGTTGATGGAGAAGCTACAAAGTAAGGGCTGGATCCAAATTGACCCAGCCCTCAAAACTCTTAAGTTGTTGCAGCCTCGCCAGTTAGCTCAGCTCGCCAGTCACAGCTAA
- a CDS encoding HAD family hydrolase, which translates to MVEARLQGSARGATILVKVRCGDVEFSGVQAIIFDKDGTLCDAAEYLRSLAQRRARLLDAQIPGVQEPVLMAFGVDESSNLNPNGLMAIGSRRENEVAAAAYVAETGRDWTEALRTAQRAFAEADQFLPRLKHAPLFPEVPRVLQALAAAGLKLGILSSDTGANVRAFVEHFGLTQLVSCAMGVDEGHSKPDPDLLRQACAELKVEPSATLMVGDSPADMQMAQQAGALGCVAVTCGLSPAHQLRQANAIVPNLSALTVIP; encoded by the coding sequence ATGGTGGAAGCTCGGTTGCAAGGAAGTGCAAGGGGAGCCACTATCTTGGTCAAGGTGCGCTGTGGAGATGTGGAATTTAGTGGGGTGCAGGCAATTATCTTCGATAAAGATGGCACCCTCTGCGATGCAGCTGAGTATCTACGCAGCTTGGCCCAACGCCGCGCTAGACTTCTAGATGCTCAAATTCCTGGCGTGCAAGAGCCAGTGTTGATGGCTTTCGGGGTCGATGAGAGCAGCAACCTAAATCCCAATGGTTTGATGGCTATCGGTAGCCGCCGCGAAAACGAGGTGGCTGCTGCTGCCTATGTGGCTGAAACCGGTCGCGATTGGACAGAGGCCTTAAGGACCGCGCAACGAGCTTTTGCCGAAGCGGATCAATTCTTGCCCCGGCTCAAGCACGCTCCTCTATTTCCAGAAGTTCCACGCGTGCTACAGGCTCTAGCAGCGGCAGGTTTGAAGTTAGGCATTCTCTCATCAGACACGGGGGCAAATGTGCGGGCTTTTGTCGAGCATTTTGGCCTAACTCAGCTAGTCAGCTGTGCAATGGGCGTAGATGAAGGACATAGCAAGCCGGATCCGGACTTACTCCGTCAAGCTTGTGCTGAGCTGAAAGTTGAGCCCAGCGCAACTCTAATGGTGGGTGATAGCCCTGCCGATATGCAGATGGCGCAGCAGGCAGGGGCTCTTGGTTGCGTAGCTGTAACCTGTGGACTATCGCCTGCCCATCAGCTCAGACAGGCTAACGCCATCGTTCCTAACTTAAGTGCTCTAACAGTTATTCCTTAA
- a CDS encoding acetolactate synthase large subunit produces the protein MKAAELLVRSLEKEGVQYIFGLPGEENMAVLDALIGSTIQFIPVRHEQGGAFMADVYGRLTGKAGVCMSTLGPGATNLMTGVADANLDSAPLVAITGQVSTKTMHKESHQYLDLVSMFRPVTKWNTQIAQRDTVGEVVRKAFKLAESEKPGATHIDLPEDIADLPVREGHEIPLNPQSFCDAEAADVCIRHAAKLISQARNPMILAGNGVIRAKATAALIHFAETLNIPVTNTFMGKGAIPYTHPLSLWTVGLQARDYIAFGFDQSDLIIAVGYDLIEYGPTKWNPEHNSQVIHVSMTPSEVDRDYMPEVEVVGAIATSLERIISYANRSEHAAPAALNLRPLLWEDYTAEANDTSFPLKPQKVIYDLRQVLRSQDILISDVGAHKMWIARHYHAIEPNTCLISNGFAAMGIALPGAIAAKLVYPERKVVAVTGDGGFMMNMQELETAVRVGTAFVVLIFNDGGYGLIEWKQEVQYGRSAFVKFGNPDFVALAEAMGVKGYRINSAAELVPTLKRALAQEVPVVIDCPVDYRENAKLTKKLGELSVATLGGNV, from the coding sequence ATGAAAGCGGCTGAACTCCTAGTCCGGTCTCTGGAAAAAGAGGGAGTCCAATACATCTTTGGGCTGCCCGGCGAGGAAAATATGGCGGTGCTTGATGCTTTGATCGGTTCCACTATTCAGTTCATTCCTGTACGGCATGAGCAGGGTGGTGCTTTTATGGCAGATGTCTATGGTCGACTCACCGGCAAGGCCGGGGTTTGCATGTCTACCCTGGGCCCTGGCGCTACGAACCTGATGACTGGTGTTGCCGACGCCAATTTAGACAGTGCTCCGCTGGTCGCAATCACCGGCCAAGTCAGCACGAAAACGATGCACAAAGAGTCTCACCAGTATCTAGATCTGGTGTCGATGTTTCGCCCGGTTACTAAATGGAATACTCAGATCGCTCAACGCGACACGGTTGGCGAAGTGGTGCGCAAGGCATTCAAGCTGGCGGAGTCAGAGAAACCTGGGGCTACTCACATTGACTTGCCAGAAGATATCGCTGATCTGCCTGTGCGGGAAGGTCATGAAATCCCCCTCAATCCCCAATCGTTTTGTGATGCAGAAGCTGCTGATGTCTGTATTCGTCATGCGGCTAAACTGATTTCTCAAGCCCGCAACCCAATGATTTTGGCCGGCAACGGTGTGATTCGAGCCAAGGCTACTGCTGCGCTTATTCATTTTGCCGAAACCCTAAATATTCCAGTAACCAATACCTTTATGGGTAAAGGCGCAATTCCTTATACTCATCCTTTGTCTCTATGGACAGTTGGGCTACAGGCACGGGACTATATTGCCTTCGGATTCGATCAAAGCGATTTGATTATTGCAGTGGGCTATGACCTAATCGAGTATGGCCCTACAAAATGGAACCCTGAGCACAATTCTCAGGTGATTCATGTTTCGATGACGCCCTCAGAAGTTGACCGCGACTACATGCCTGAGGTTGAAGTTGTAGGAGCAATTGCAACCTCTCTGGAGCGCATTATTAGTTATGCAAACCGTAGTGAGCACGCTGCTCCTGCCGCTCTAAATTTGCGACCTCTTCTATGGGAGGACTACACTGCTGAAGCGAATGACACGAGTTTCCCCCTGAAGCCGCAGAAAGTTATTTACGACCTGCGCCAAGTTTTGCGCTCTCAAGACATTTTGATCTCTGATGTTGGAGCGCACAAAATGTGGATTGCCCGCCACTACCACGCCATTGAGCCAAATACTTGCCTCATCTCAAATGGCTTCGCCGCTATGGGGATTGCCTTACCCGGTGCCATTGCCGCCAAACTGGTCTATCCAGAACGCAAAGTAGTGGCAGTTACGGGTGATGGCGGCTTCATGATGAATATGCAGGAGCTAGAAACTGCTGTACGAGTGGGCACGGCTTTTGTCGTGCTGATTTTTAACGATGGTGGTTACGGCCTGATTGAGTGGAAGCAGGAAGTGCAATACGGACGTTCGGCCTTTGTCAAGTTTGGCAACCCAGACTTTGTTGCTCTGGCTGAGGCGATGGGGGTCAAAGGTTACCGCATTAATTCAGCGGCTGAATTGGTGCCCACCCTCAAACGGGCCCTGGCTCAAGAGGTCCCGGTGGTTATTGATTGTCCCGTAGACTACCGCGAAAACGCCAAGCTGACTAAAAAGCTGGGAGAGCTGAGCGTTGCCACTTTGGGCGGCAACGTTTAA